In Mustelus asterias chromosome 17, sMusAst1.hap1.1, whole genome shotgun sequence, the following are encoded in one genomic region:
- the LOC144506387 gene encoding toll-like receptor 7, with the protein MVFLTCASAHLLFLFTSVSTSATNRWFPRSLPCDVTKNGSAVLVDCSERELVQVPSGFPANATNISLTINHILTVHGHSFSGLSNLTEIDLRCNCMPVRLGPKDRVCTSAPRIHQEAFSGLPALTSLYLDGNQLKVIPQGLPGTLTMLSLEANSIFVLTKANLSDLTTLEAIYLGQNCYYRNPCNTSYQIEQGAFYGLKRLSILSLKDNNLTQVPEKLPSSLTQLYLYNNVIERIGQGDLAELPGLEVLDLSGNCPRCYNAPFPCQPCPSPGHIQIHLDAFRALNKLQILRLQSNSLKEVPSSWFKSTLNLKILDLSENFLLNEISTATFLNYLPKLVELDLSFNYELKLYARYLNLSKSFSKLQSLQSLRIRGYVFKDLEKQYLDPLLELRHLRLLDLGTNFIKVANLQLFTKFRTLDVINLSENKISPSSSEPLSGRCGGNGRDEEGEQEGDNAFHGWSEQIHYFRYDDYGRSCKVAAREYSPWLPRRPSRCGRYGSTLDLSRNNIFFVGPSLFRQLSFLRCLNLSGNALSQTFNGTEFGPLTALRYLDLSYNRVDLLHASAFGELRRLRVLDLSHNEHYFQMEGLTHRLGFIRNLTALDELRLNGNAIHSSADRVLSSVSLRALEFRGNRLDYMWRDGTERYHGLFGDLRGLRRLDLSANRLSFIPTAVFRHLPAGLRELRLADNRLRTLAWDGLRQLPALQLLDLGFNQLSSAPLELANYSRGLRTLLLPANRIGSLGPHFLRGTSALRRLDLSRNRLRNIRPSSFPEAAVRGLRELRLAGNRFLCTCDALWLVWWLNRTAVHIPRLATGLRCAEPQARRGHSLLLLDLASCELDRLAVGLYTASSGLVLGLLLLATARHLFAWDLRHGYHLCRAKLRGGYRRLPSQRRPREAYAAFVAYDTRDPWVSDWVLGELLTNLEQCGQRRLPLCLEERDWLPGQLVMDNLSRSIQQSRKTVFVLTELYASSGQFRTAFYLAYQRLLDEKLDVIVLVLLEKVWQRSRYLRLKRRLCRGSVLEWPLNPWAQPLFWQRLRSALEADNRMLHGKLFNEII; encoded by the coding sequence GTCTTCCTGACGTGTGCATCTGCCCACCTCCTCTTTCTATTTACCTCAGTTTCAACATCAGCTACAAACAGATGGTTTCCAAGAAGTCTCCCATGTGATGTGACCAAGAATGGCAGTGCCGTGCTTGTGGACTGCAGTGAAAGGGAACTGGTGCAGGTGCCAAGCGGCTTCCCTGCCAATGCCACCAACATCAGCCTGACTATCAATCACATCCTGACTGTCCACGGCCACTCCTTTTCCGGCCTCAGTAACCTGACTGAGATTGACCTGCGGTGTAACTGCATGCCTGTCAGGCTGGGCCCCAAGGACAGAGTGTGCACCAGCGCCCCCCGGATCCATCAGGAAGCCTTCTCCGGCTTGCCCGCCCTGACGTCGCTATACCTGGATGGGAATCAGCTGAAGGTGATCCCGCAGGGTCTGCCCGGCACTCTCACCATGCTCAGTCTGGAGGCCAACAGCATCTTTGTCCTCACCAAGGCCAACCTGTCCGACTTGACCACCCTGGAGGCCATCTACCTGGGCCAGAACTGCTACTATCGCAACCCCTGCAACACCTCATACCAAATTGAACAGGGCGCCTTCTACGGCCTGAAACGCCTCTCCATTCTCTCACTCAAAGACAACAACCTGACTCAAGTCCCTGAGAAACTGCCGTCCAGCTTGACGCAGCTTTATCTCTACAACAACGTGATCGAGCGAATCGGCCAGGGCGACTTGGCCGAGCTGCCCGGCTTGGAGGTCCTCGACCTGAGTGGGAATTGCCCCCGTTGTTACAATGCCCCTTTTCCATGCCAGCCTTGTCCATCCCCGGGCCACATCCAGATCCACCTCGACGCCTTCCGAGCACTCAACAAGTTGCAGATCCTGCGACTCCAGAGCAACTCCCTCAAGGAGGTGCCCAGCTCCTGGTTCAAGAGCACTCTCAACCTGAAGATACTCGACCTGTCAGAGAACTTCCTGCTGAACGAAATCTCCacggccaccttcttgaactaccTGCCCAAGCTGGTGGAGTTGGACCTCTCCTTCAACTACGAGCTGAAGCTGTATGCCAGGTACCTGAACCTGTCCAAGAGCTTCTCCAAGCTGCAGTCGCTGCAGAGTCTGCGGATCCGGGGTTACGTCTTCAAGGACCTGGAGAAGCAGTACCTGGACCCGCTGCTGGAGCTCCGGCACCTCCGGCTGCTCGACCTGGGCACCAACTTCATCAAGGTGGCCAACCTGCAACTCTTCACCAAGTTCCGCACGCTGGATGTGATCAACCTGTCGGAGAACAAGATCTCGCCGTCCTCCTCGGAGCCGCTGAGCGGCCGGTGCGGGGGGAACGGGAGAGATGAGGAGGGAGAGCAAGAGGGGGACAACGCCTTCCACGGCTGGTCGGAGCAGATACATTACTTTCGCTACGACGACTACGGGCGCAGCTGCAAGGTGGCGGCCCGGGAGTACTCCCCCTGGCTGCCCCGCCGGCCCAGCCGCTGCGGCCGCTACGGCTCCACCCTGGACCTGAGCCGCAACAACATCTTCTTCGTGGGGCCTTCCCTGTTCCGCCAGCTCTCCTTCCTGCGCTGCCTCAACCTGTCCGGCAACGCCCTGAGCCAGACCTTCAACGGCACCGAGTTCGGCCCGCTCACCGCCCTCCGCTACCTCGACCTGAGCTACAACCGCGTCGACCTGCTGCACGCCTCGGCCTTCGGCGAGTTGCGGCGGCTGCGGGTGCTCGACCTGAGTCACAACGAGCACTACTTCCAGATGGAGGGCTTGACCCACCGCCTGGGCTTCATTCGCAACCTGACCGCCCTGGACGAACTGCGCCTCAATGGCAACGCCATCCACTCGTCCGCCGACCGGGTGCTGAGCAGCGTCTCGCTGCGGGCGCTCGAGTTCCGCGGCAACCGCCTCGACTACATGTGGCGGGATGGCACCGAGCGCTACCATGGCCTCTTTGGCGACCTGAGGGGCCTGCGGCGCCTCGACCTGTCCGCCAACCGCCTCAGCTTCATCCCTACCGCCGTCTTCCGCCACCTGCCCGCCGGCCTGCGCGAGCTGCGGCTGGCCGACAACCGGCTGCGCACCTTGGCCTGGGACGGCCTGCGCCAGCTGCCGGCCCTCCAGCTGCTAGACCTGGGCTTCAACCAGCTGAGCTCGGCGCCGCTCGAGCTGGCCAACTACAGCCGCGGCCTGCGCACCCTGCTGCTGCCGGCCAACCGCATCGGCAGCCTGGGCCCGCACTTCCTGCGCGGCACCTCGGCCCTGCGACGCCTCGACCTGAGCCGCAACCGCCTGCGCAACATCCGGCCCTCCAGCTTCCCCGAGGCGGCCGTGCGGGGCCTGCGCGAGCTGCGGCTGGCTGGCAACCGCTTCCTCTGCACGTGCGACGCCCTCTGGCTGGTCTGGTGGCTCAACCGCACCGCCGTGCACATCCCGCGCCTGGCCACCGGCCTGCGCTGCGCCGAGCCGCAGGCCCGCCGCGGCCACAGCCTGCTGCTGCTCGACCTGGCCTCCTGCGAGCTCGACCGCCTGGCCGTGGGCCTCTACACCGCCTCCTCGGGCCTGGTGCTGGGCCTGCTGCTGCTCGCCACCGCCCGCCACCTCTTCGCCTGGGACCTGCGGCACGGCTACCACCTGTGCCGGGCCAAGCTGCGGGGCGGCTACCGCCGGCTGCCCTCCCAGCGCCGGCCCCGCGAGGCCTATGCCGCCTTCGTGGCCTATGACACCCGCGACCCCTGGGTATCCGACTGGGTGCTGGGCGAGCTGCTCACCAACCTGGAGCAGTGCGGCCAGCGGCGCCTCCCGCTCTGCTTGGAGGAGCGCGACTGGCTGCCCGGCCAGTTGGTGATGGACAACCTGTCGCGCAGCATCCAGCAGAGCCGCAAGACGGTGTTCGTCCTCACCGAGCTGTACGCCAGCAGTGGGCAGTTCCGCACTGCCTTCTACCTGGCGTACCAGCGGCTGCTTGACGAGAAACTGGACGTGATCGTGCTGGTGCTGCTCGAGAAGGTGTGGCAGCGCTCCAGGTACCTGCGCCTCAAGCGCAGGCTGTGCCGCGGCTCGGTGCTCGAGTGGCCCCTCAACCCCTGGGCTCAGCCTCTCTTCTGGCAGCGTCTCCGCAGCGCGCTGGAGGCTGACAACCGCATGCTGCACGGGAAGCTCTTCAATGAAATTATATAG